In the genome of Actinomadura luzonensis, the window CTCGACAGCTACGACGGCGCCCTGGCGGACCTGGCACTCGGCCTCGACCCCTGGACCGCCAACCGATACGCCTTCGCAGGCGGGAACCCGATCACCGGCATCGAGCTCGACGGACACGACCCGTACGGCTGCTCACCCACCTCACCGGACTGCGTGAGCAAGAACAACGCCATCGCCCGTAAGGAGGCCGGGCTTCCGCCCCGGGACCGAAGCGGCAACGGAGGCACCTACGAGGCCAGGCCAAGCCTGCTGCTTTCACCGATGAAGCCGGTCAATCCGCCTACCCGAACGGCCCCGAAGGCGCCGACCCAGACCGCGCCCAAGGGCTTCTGGGGGAGACTCGGCGGCGTACTGGGCCTGTTGCTCATGCTGTGCGGCGACTCCGCACAGACCGACTGCTCGGACGAGCCCGAACGGCAACCCCAGCCCCTGCCCAGCCCGAGCAGCTCCAACAGCACGAGCATCCAGCAGGACGACAGCAAGGAACAGGTGGCGCCGGACACGAACGTGTTGATCGACGCCTACGATCGGCATCTGGAGGCCGCGGTCGACGCCGCCATCGGGGATCGCGGTGTGGTCATCCTCGGTCCCGTCAGGGATGAGTTCCTGGACACCGATGACGCACAGGAACTCGCCGCGCGGAAGAATTGGCTGAAACAGTTCATGGATAAGCACCAGGGAGTTTACGGTGGCGGCGCATCGGTGTCGGCGGTAAAGTCCCTGCAGGCCGAGAACGCGTGGGAGCTGGACAAGTGGAGATCGGCTGCACCTCCTATCCTCAAGGACAAGGACGCACGCGTCCTCGCCGCGGCGATGGCCCACAACCGGATAAAGATCCTCACGAGCGACAAGAAGTTCGCGAACTGGCTGACCTGGATCGCTTATCCGCACGAGCTTCTCTCATTACGTTAGTGCCAGCTGGAAACAGACAGGCGAGACAAGACAGGCCACGAGAAATATGCCGGCATTCAACAGGCTGAGACTCCCTGAGCCGTTCGTCTGCCCGAACTGCCACCAGGGCTACGAGCAGATCCTTCAGTTCACCTACGGCTACGCCTGGCAGTTCGACTACGAAATCGGCGACACGGTCAACTGGCGAAAGGAGCCACGCGCGGACGAAGGCGTTCCGGGAGCTGGGCGGGTATATGTGGAAGCCATCCTCGAAAGGGCATGCCCCCACTGCGGCCACGATGTGCCGTGGCCCCGCTCGGCCTTCGAGATCGAGCTGAGAAAGGATGTGATCGTCGCCGCTCGCCCAGGAATCCACCATGTGACGCACACGAGACAGGATCGATGGGTGGTGGCGGAGCCGTGAGGTGAGCGCATCGCGGTGACGTCCTGGAGGGCCGGGCACCCGTCCGGCCCTCCATGCGCGTCCTCGGCGCGTCAACGCGTACGGCGCGGGCGTTGCCCGGCGCACACCCGCGTACCCGGCACGAACCGGCCGGGCTCCCTGAGCCGGGGCAGGCCGCGCGGCTGACGCCGAGCCGATCAGCAATCTGCTGGACGGTGTAGCGCCGCTCACCGTCCGATCCCTGCATGTGCAGCCGTGGGCCAGGACCATGCCGCTCCTTCGAGGACTCGCCGCGGGCAGCCGTAGCGCCCTCCGCCGGCGTGGACGATCGATCAGCCGGCCCGGTCGGGCGGGCGGACGCGCAGCGCGATGTAGCGGGGGTCGGCGATGGCCTGCCGCGCGTAGGCCAGCGCGTGGCGGTAGGCGGCGTTGCCCGTCCAGTCGGCGACCTCGCTGATCCGCAGGTCAGGCGTGCCGGCCGAGTCGCGGGCCCGCCGGATCCTGGCCGCCATCTGGCGGATGTCGTCGCGGGCCTTGCGGTAGGCGTCCTGCTCCGGCCGGCCCCGGGCCAGGTAGGTCGCCGCGGTCATCTCCGCATCGGAGACCAGCACGTGTACGTCCCCGACGTTTCGGACGGCCCAGGCGAACGTCGCCGCCAGGCGAGCGGCGGAGAAGTAGGAGTTGCCCGGGCTGACCAGCAACACGATGTGCTCACACCTGGCCAGGATCGCGGCGCTCGCGGCGTTGCACGGTCCAACCTCGACCAGCGCCTGTCCTGCGATGTCCACCCTGCCACCCCCTACGAGCACCTACCCACGTGGGTGCTGACCGCGAGCAGGGGGCTACCTCTTCTTCTCGCAGTTGTAGACCTTGGGCGGGTCCTTGGGAACGAAGGTGCACGTGTCGACGCCCTCGCCGCCGTCCACCTCGGAGTGGGCGTCGTTCGACAATCCTGACTGCGTGCCCGTGCCCCTGGCGGCGGTGATGGAGTCATTGCCGTTGCCACCGTGGATCTTGGCGCCGTTCGCGTTGCCCGAGCCTCCCCTGCTGGTGGTGCTGTTGCCGCCGGTGGCCTTGATGGTGTCGGCGCCGTCGCCGCCGAGAAGTCTTCCTCTGGACCAGTTGCCGTCGCCTCCGTAGCCGCTGTGGAGAGGATCGGTGCGACCGGTGGCGGCGTCGCCGCCGATGGCGGTGATCTGATCGGCGCCTGGGCCTCCCTCGACCCTGTTCACGTTTGCCGGCCCGCCTCTTGAGCTGCCACCTGCGGAGCCGCCCTTGCCGCCGGTCAAGGTGATGATGTCGTTGTCGGAACCGCCGGTGATGGTGCCGGCGTTGCCGTACCCGCCGTCGTGGGATCCGCCTTCGCCGCCGGTGGCCTTGATGGTGTCGGCGCCGTCGCCGCCGTTGACGGTGCCGTGATTGCCGGGGGCGCCGTGGGCGGTGATCGTGTCGTTGCCGGCCAGGGCGTTGATGGTGGTGTTCTGGGGGACGCCGCCGGGGCAGGTGATGGTGTCGTCTCCGGCGGTGCCGGTGATGACCTGGCCGGTGACTTTGCTGCCGTTGACGGTGCAGGCGCTGGGGTCGGCCTGTGCCGCGGGCAGCAGGCGGAATGGGATGGTGTCGGTGGCCGGCACCACGGCCAGAGGCAGTGCGAGCAGGCGTGCGGCGCGGCGGTGGGCTCGGGGGACGGTCGGGGGCATGTGCAGCTCCGATGGCTGAAGGCGTTCGCGCCGCAAGCAGCGGGGAGCGGATCGGGACCTGGCTCACGGTGCGGCGCTCACGTGGTCGTCGCCCGGGCCGTTGTCACCGCCGGTGGGGTGACGGCGCCAGGCACGGAGGGGGTCAGCCTTTGACGCCGGTGAGCAGGACGCCCCTGACGATCCAGCGCTGGGCGAGCAGGAAGAGCGCGACCAGCGGCAGGATGGCCACCAGCGCCCCGGCGAACAGCGCCGGCAGGTTCACGGCCTGCTGGTTGAGGTTGGTGGACAGCGCGACCTGGACCGTCCAGTACTCCGGGTCCTGCCCGATGACCAGCGGCCACAGGAACGCGTTCCAGTGCTCGATGAACGACAGGATGCCGAGCGAGGCGAACAGCGCGCCCGAGTTCGGCAGCGCCAGCCGGGCGTACAGGCCGAGGTGGCCGAGGCCGTCCACCCGGCCCGCGTCCTCCAGCTCGCGCGGGAAGCGCAGGTAGAAGCCGCGGAACAGCAGCACGGCGAACGCGCTGAACAGGCCGGGCGCGATCAGCCCCCACAACGTGTTGACCCCGCCCATCGAGCCGACCACGACGAACGTCGGGATGAACGTGGCCGCGCCCGGCACCATCATCGTGGCGATGATGAAGAAGAACACCGGCCGCGCGGCCGCCACCGGGACACGGGCCAGCGCGTAGCCCGCCATCGAGGCCAGCAGCGTGCTCACCGGCGCGGAGATCGACGAGATCAGCGCCGAGTTGCCGAGGGCGTGCGCCAGCGGCACGGCCTCGTTGCCGAAGGCGTCGGCGAACCCCTGGAACGTCACCGTCTCCGGCCACCAGTGCCACTCCAGCGACCCCAGCTCGCGCCGCGTCATGAGCGCGTTGCGCAGCAGCAGGTAGAACGGCAGCAGGAACGGCACCGCGAACACGGCCACCGCCGCGTACGTGCCCAGCCGCAGCCTCCTCATCGCGCCTCCTCCTCGTCGCCGCGGCCGAAGCCGGCGAAGCGGCCCTGCAGCAGCGTGAACGCCACGATCAGCACGGTGACCAGGAACGCCCCCGCCGACCCGGCGCCGTAGTTCTGCTCGCCGAGCGCGGTCTGGAACAGGTAGATCAGCGGCGTGCGGCCGTCCGCGCCGCCGAGCCCGGACAGGTTGGAGGCCAGGATGTTGTAGAACTCGTCGAACGCCTGGAACGCGTTGATGATCAGCAGCAGCGTGACCGCCACCGACGTGTTGCGCAGCATCGGCCAGGTGATGTGCCGGAACAGCGTCCACTCCGAGTGGGCGCCGTCCACCCGCGCGGCCTCGTAGAGCTGGGCGGGCACCTGCTGGATGCCGGCCAGGAACAGGATCATGTAGAAGCCGGTCTGCAGCCACAGTCGTACGGTGACCAGCACCACCCAGTACAGCGGCGGGTCCACGGTGGCCACCCAGCCGATCGCGTCCTCGTGCCCCACCAGGTACGCCAGGCTGTTGGCCACCCCCGACGGCGTGCCGCTGAACAGGCTCATCTTCCACACCAGCGCGCCCACCACGTACGACACGGCCGCCGGCACGAAGAAGGTGGTGCGGAACAGCGCCCGCCCCCGCCGCAGCCGGTTGACCAGCACCGCGAGGCCCAGCGCCAGCCCGAACGTCACCGGCACGATGAACAGCGTGAACAGCAGGATCGTCACCAGCGACCGGGTGAAGGCCGGGTCCGACAGCAGCCGCCGGTAGTTCTCCAGCCCGTTCCAGGCGCCCAGGCTGATCGTGCCGCGGGCGTCGTTGAAGCTGAGCAGCAGCCCCCAGCCGATGGCGACGTACTTGAACAGGAACAGCCCGGCCACCATCGGCAGCGTGAGCAGGATGAACGCGCGCCAGGCGGGCCCGCGGGCGGCGGCCCGCCGCCGGCGGCGGGCGCGGACCGTGGCGGGGGCGGCCGTGCTCGTCATAGCACGGGCACCTGGTCGAGGATGTCCTGCGAGCGCTTGGCGGCCTCGGCCAGCGTCTTCTCCGGGTCGGCGCCCTTCTTGACGATCGCGGTGACGGCGTCGGTGTAGGGCTGGCGCACCTCGGCGGTCCACAACGCCGGCTGTTTGACGCCGTGCGCGGCGACGGCGTCCATGACGGTCTTGGCGGGGCCGCTGGTCAGCTTGTCGGCCTTGGCGGCGGCGCTGGTCCTCGGCGGGACGTGGAAGCCGTAGGCGAGGCTCCAGTCGGTCTGCGCGGCGGTGTTCTCCACCCACAGCCAGCGCACGTACTTCTTGGCCGCGTCCAGGTTGCGGCTCTTGCCGTTGACGACCTGCACCCAGCCGCCCATGTTGACCACGGCGCGCCCGCCGGGGCCGTACGGTGGCAGCGCGAAGGCGTCGAAGTCGTCGCCGAGGGCGTCGGTCAGGCCCGGCACCGCCCACAGGCCCACCCACTGCATGGCCGCCGCGCCGTTGATCAGCGCTCCCGGGTCCCACCAGTCGGTCGAGTAGCCCTGCAGGGTGGTCTTGGCGTCGTAGAGCTGCTTGAGCCCGGCCAGCGCCTCGACCACCTTCGGGTCGTTGTAGATGATCTTGCGGTCGTCGATCAGCAGGTTGCCGTTCGACCAGGGCAGCATCGTGTTGAGCGGGCCGACGCCGTCGTTGCCGGCGAACAGGCCCTTCTGCTTGCCGGCCGTCAGCTTCTTCGCCGCCGCGAGCAGCTCGGGGAAGCTCGCCGGCACCGCCACCCCGGCCTTCTGGAACAGCGACTTGCGGTAGAACAGCAACATCGGGTCGATGATCATGGGCACCGCGTAGGCCCGGCCGCCCCACGTGTACGGGGCCAGCACCTTCGGGTCGAAGTCGGGCTTCTCCGCGCCCAGCACGTCGTCCAGCGGGGTCACCTGGCCGGCCTTCACCATGTTCGGGCTGACGTCGTTGACCTCGTACACGTCGGGGCCGTCGGCGGTCAGCACGGCGGCGGTCCACTTGGTGGCGTAGTCGCCGGGGATCCACGAGACCTTGACCGCGGTGTCGGGGTTGGCCTTGGTGAAGTCGGCCGCGTACCGCATCGCCGCCTGCTGGGTGCCCTGCTCGCCGTACTCGTGGTACCAGTGGCTGAGGGTGATCTTGGGAGCGCCCCCGGAGGCGGACGACGGCCTGGTCCTGGCGAGGGGATCGCCGCCGCAGGCCGAGACGGCGGCGCCGGCGACGAAGAGCACGGATCCCTTGAGCAGTCCGCGGCGCGTGAGTGGTCTGTCCATCGGGGCCACCTCTCTGGGGGGAAGGATCGGGGCCGATGTCAGGTAACCGGTTACTTCAGACGTCGTGAGCCGGACGGTAGACGCGATCGTCCAGAGGAGTCAATGTCTTGTTAACTTTTCGTTACAAACGCGCTCAGAGCAGGGTTGACGGCGAAAACGGGATCTCCTAGCGTCCAGGGCATCGGTCAGGTAACCGGTTACCTGCGAGACCCGCCGACAGGAGGCCCGCATGACCGCGCCCAACCGTGTCACCATCAGGGACGTGGCCAGGCGGGCCGGCGTCTCGGTGGCCACGGTGTCCCGCGTGCTGGGCGGCGAGTACCCGGTGCTCGCGGCCACCCGAAACAAGGTCGTCCGGGCGGTGCGCGAGCTGGACTACGTCCCCAACGCCCACGCCCGCGCCCTGTCGGCGGCCCGGCCCGGCGCCGTCGCCATCGTCGTCAACAGCGTCGCCGTGCCGTACTACGCGCTCATCGCGCAGGGCGTCGAGGAGCAGGCCGCCCAGGAGGGACGGCTGTCGCTCATCTGCACCACCGGCGGCGACACCGGCCGCGAGCTGTCCGTCGTGCAGCTCATGCGCGAGCAGCGCGCCGAGGCCGTCATCCTGGTCGGCAGCGTGGTCGTGGACGAGGAGTACCGCAAGCGCATGACCGAGTACGCCCACGCGCTCGCCGCCGCCGGCTCCCGCCTGGTGCTGTGCGGGCGGCCGCCGCTGGGCGACGGGGTGCCGGCGCTCGTCGTCAACTTCGACAACACCGGCGGCGCGCACGCGGTGACCGCCCACCTGCTGTCGGCCGGCCACCGCCGGATCCTCTACCTGGGGCTGCGGCCCGGCCACTCCACCTCCGACAGCCGCGTCGCCGGCTACCGGGCGGCGCTCGCCGAGTACGGCGTGCCCGCCGACCCCGGGCTGGAGGTGCCGGCCGAGTTCGACCGCGAGTCCGGGTACGCCGCCATGCGCCGCCTGCTGGCCGCCGGGCCGCCCCGCTTCACCGCCGTCTTCGCCGGCAACGACGTGGTCGCCGCGGGCGCCATCCAGGCGCTGCGCGAGCACGGGCTGCGGGTGCCCGAGGACGTCTCCATCGTCGGCTACGACGACGTGCCCCCGGCGCAGGACCTCGGGCTGACCACGGTGCACCTGCCGCACGACGAGCTGGGACGCGCCGCGGTCCGCCTGGCCCTCGGCCGCCGCACCCCCGGCTCGCCCCTTCCCTCCCCCCTTCCCGCGCCTCTTCTCGCGCCCCGGCCCGGCGCGGCGGGGCCGCCTGAGGCGGGCGGGCCGGACGGCGACGGTCCGGCGCGGGTCCTGACGCTCGGGACGCACATCGTCGTGCGCAGCTCCGTCCGGCGGCTCGGCCCCCGGTGACCCCGCCCGCGCTGCCCGCCCGTCCCGCCGGCGCGGCGGGGCGGCTCGGCCGGCTGGCGCGGGAGATCCGCGAGGAGGCCGAACGGGCCCGGGGGACGCCCGCGCCCGCGCTGACCGCCGCCCTGTGGCGGCGCTTCGCCGACACCGGCGACCGGCTCGCCTACGAGTCCGTCTACTTCGAACGCCGCCGCCGCCTGTCCGCCCTCCTCCTGGCCGCCCACCTGACCGACGCCCCCGACGACCGGCCCGACGACCGCCCCGACGACCGCCCCGACGACCGGCCCGACGGCCGCCGCGACGGCCGGTGGGATCCCGCGCTCGATGATCTCCTCTGGTCGGTCTGCGAGGAGCGCACCTGGGCGCTCCCCGCCCACGCCCCGCCCCCCGGCGCACCCGCCGGCCGGCACGTGGTGGACCTGTTCGCCGCCGAGACCGCGCACACCCTGGCCGAGGCGACCGTCCTGCCCGGCGTCCGGCTCGGCCCGCGCGTGCGCGCCCGCGTCCGGGCCGAGGTGGACCGGCGGGTGCTCGCGCCCTTCCAGGCCCGCCGCATGTGGTGGGAGACCTGCGCGCACAACTGGGCCGCCGTCTGCGCGGGCGCGGCCGGGATGGCCGCCCTGGCCCTCGGCTCGGCCCGCCTCCCCGCGCTCCTGCCCCGCGTGGAGGCGGCCCTCGCCGCGTTCCGCTCCGGCGCCGGCCGGGACGGCGCCTGCCTGGAGGGTCCCGACTACTGGGCCTACGGTTTCGGGTACTTCGTCTACTTCGCCGAGGCGCTGCGCGCGCACACCGGCCGCGACCTCCTCGACGACCCGCACGTGCGCGCCATGGCCGGCTATCCGGCCGCGATCGACCTCGGCGGCGGGCACCGCCCCGCCTTCGCCGACTCGGCCGGGCGCGGCGCGTACCCGGCCGGGCTGCTGGACCGCCTGGCCGAGCGGCTGGACGTGCCCGTGCCCGAGCAGCCGGCCGAGCCGTCCTTCCATGACGACCCCTGCTACCGCTGGGCGCACCTGAGCCGCACCCTGTGGTGGAGCACCGGCGCCGCCCGCCGCCCGCCCGCGCCGCAGGCGTTCCTCCCGGACGCCGGGATCGTCGCCGCCCGCGCCCCCGGCAGCGCCTTCGCCGCCAAGGGCGGCCACAACGACGAGCCGCACAACCACCTCGACCTCGGCCACTTCGTCCTGCGCGCGGGCGGCGCGACCGTGCTGGACGACCTGGGCGCGCCCGAGTACACCCGCGGCTACTTCGGCCCGCACCGCTACCGCACCCCGCAGGCGTCCGCCGCCTGGCACTCCGTCCCCCTCATCGACGGCACGCCGCAGCTCCCGGGGCGCGAGCGCGCGGCGAGGGTCGCGGCGCACGTCCCCGGCGAGCCGCTGCTGTTCGCCCTCGACCTCACCGCCGCCTACGGCACGCCGCGCCTGGCCCGGTTCGTCCGCACCTTCACCTGGCGTCCCGGCCGGCTCGACGTCGCCGACGACTTCGCCTTCCACGGCGGTGAGTGCCGGGTGGAGGAGGTGTTCGTCTCGCGCGCGCGTCCCGCGGTCCGGGACGGCGTCGTCCGGTGGGGGCCGGTGGTGCTCGACGTGCCGGAGCCGTGGCGGGCGCGGGCGGAGGAGCTGCGGGTCCGCGGCCACGACGGCGCCCGGGAGACGGTCCACCGGGTACGCCTGACCGCCGCCGTCCCGTCCGGTCCGCACCGTTTCGTCTTCCGCGTCACCTAGGAGGGGAGCTCCAGGACGTCCTCGGTGCCGTCGGACCAGGTCACACACCGCCCCACGACCACGGGGGCGCGCCCGGGGGCGCCCCCGGCCAGCAGGATCGTGGCCGTGTACCACCTGCCGGGCTCGGCGGCGGCCGCCGTCCCGCACCACGGGATCGCCGTGTGGCCGGACAGCGGGGTGGCGTCCCGCGCGACGGCCGTGTCCGCCAGGTCGAGCCCCGGGCCGGGGACGACGGCGGAGGTCCGGCCCGGCGGCGCCGGCCAGCCCCCCACCCGCAGCGGGAACGCGCACTCCGGGTCCACCCGGACCAGCCGCACCTCCCAGGCGCCGCGCAGGGCCGACACGACCGTGATCGACGGCCCGAGCGTGACGTCGCCGCCGCGCCCGTAGCCGTGGTCGGGGACGTCCGGGTCCGGGCGCACCCAGTGGGCCCGCCACCGGGACGCGCCCACGGCGGTGCCGCTCGGCAGGCGCGCGGCGAACAGCGTGCCGAACCCGGTGCGGTGGCTGGGCCGGCCGTCGCCGTCGAGGAGCGTGACCGACTGGTCCAGGGGGTCGGCGGCGTGCGGCCCGGCCAGGACGGGCGAGGTCGCGGTGGAGTAGCCGAGGCGGGCGTACAGCGGCGAGTCGGCGCGGTGGTCCCCGGGCGTGGCGTGGTCGGTGCCGTGGTTGACGACGCGGACCACGCCGTCGTCCCGGGTGCCGGACACCAGCCAGCCGGGCGCCCGGACCACCCGCCGGAAGTCGCCGCGCTCCACCGGCAGCGGCTCCTCCACGGCCGTCCACACCGGGTGATCGGCGGGCAGCGTCAGCCCGTACAGGCCCTTGGCCGCCCAGTAGGGGGAGCCGGGGCCGGAGTACGACTGGGCGATCGGCCGCCATGGCCCGTGCCAGCCGAGCGTGAGCAGGCCGTCGTCGCCCGGCGCGCCGTGCCGGACGAAGTGGCGGGCGATGCCGGAGGCGGCCCGGCGCAGCAGCCCGGGCGCGGGCGCCGCCAGCCCGGCCCGCGCGCCCGTCCAGAAGGGCGCGGCCGCCGCGAACCGGTAGGTGAGGCTGCGCCCCTGGAGCAGCGGCGAGCCGTCCGCGCCGACCAGGTGGACGGCGTCCTCTAGGTAGCGCCGCAGCCGCCCCAGGTAGCCGGCGACGCGGCCGTCGGCGGCCGGGTCGCCGGCGGCCATCTCGGCCCACAGCAGCGGGTAGAAGTGCAGCGCCCAGCCGGCGTAGTGGTCGTAGGCGCGCCGGTCGCCGTCGGAGTACCAGCCGTCCTCGCGGGCGAAGCCGTCGGTGAGCGCGAGCCCGGCCTCGAGGTCCGCGCGGGAGTGCGGGCCGCCGACGGAGGCGAGGAACTGCTCCACGACGATCTGGAACCAGACCCAGTTGATCGGCGGGTACGCGGCCCCGACCGCCGGTGCCAGGTACTCCACCACCCGCTCGCGCACCCGGTCGTCGAGCCGGTCCCACAGCCACGGCCTGGTCAGGTGCAGCACCAGCGCGATGGACGCCGCCTCCACCTTGGCCTGGTCGTGCTCGTCCAGCCGCACCCAGCGGTCGGGGGAGGCGGGGTCGGTGCCCGCCGCCAGGCCGCGCGCGTACCACTCCAGGTGGCCGTGCGGGTCGCGGCCGCCCTCGCCCGCCACCCGGAACCCGGCCGCGAGGAACGTCCGGGCGAAGCCCTCCAGCCCGTCCACGTCCGGCCCGTAGCCGCCCGGCTCGCCGGGGAAGGAGAAACGCGCGTGGGACGGGGAGGCGTGCCGGCGGGCCGACAGCAGCAGGTGGTCGGCCAGCGCCGCCCAGTGGTCCCTGGTCCAGCCGGTGTGGGGGGACAGCCGCCGGTCGTCCAGCTCCCGCAGCCAGCGCATGGGGGCCTCCCGCCGATCGTGGACCCCGGCGATGCTGGCACCACCGCGTCCCGCCCGTCAAGCGCCCGCCGGCGGCGCTCGCGGCTCACCCGCGTCGCCTTCCCGGCTCACCCGCGTCGCCCTCCCGGCTCACCCGTGCCGGGACCGGATCCCTGACACCAGCTCCCTGACCCGGGCCAGCGCCGGCCCCGGGTCGCGGGCCGACAGCACGCTGTGCGTGGCCCCGGCCGCGTGGCGCAGCGTGCCGGCCAGGTCGGCGACGAGACCGCCCCGGCGTTCCGCGGCGGCCCGCCGCAGGTCGCCCTCCAGCCAGTGGTAGCGCACCCCCGGCCGGGCCCGCGCGGGCGGCACGTCCTGGCCGGTGGCCAGGGCCGCCCAGGCGGCCGGCAGGTTCGCGCCGGCCGCGGTGGCGAGCGCCATCGAGCCGTAGAAGCGGCCGTTCAGGTCGATGAGCCGGGGCGCGCCGTCCTCCGGCACTACGAACTGCAGTTGCGCCAGCCCGAACCAGCCGAGGGCGGCGAGCAGCCGGACGGCCGGGCCGGCGATCCTCGGGTCCACCCGCACGGTCTCGGCGCGGCAGCTCGCGCCGGCCTCGGGCGGCCAGATCCGCGAGGCGACCTGCATGCAGTCGGCCACGACCCGCGCCTCGCGGGTGACCACGGCGCAGTAGGCCATCAGGCGGCCCGCGTGGAACTCCTCGACGCGGGGCTCGCCGCCGAGCCCGCGCACCTCGTCCACCCGGCGGCGGGCGGCCGCGCCGTCGTGCACGACCAGGGTGTCGATCCGCGGCGGGGCGCCCGGCCGGT includes:
- a CDS encoding tRNA-dependent cyclodipeptide synthase codes for the protein MDIAGQALVEVGPCNAASAAILARCEHIVLLVSPGNSYFSAARLAATFAWAVRNVGDVHVLVSDAEMTAATYLARGRPEQDAYRKARDDIRQMAARIRRARDSAGTPDLRISEVADWTGNAAYRHALAYARQAIADPRYIALRVRPPDRAG
- a CDS encoding carbohydrate ABC transporter permease; this translates as MRRLRLGTYAAVAVFAVPFLLPFYLLLRNALMTRRELGSLEWHWWPETVTFQGFADAFGNEAVPLAHALGNSALISSISAPVSTLLASMAGYALARVPVAAARPVFFFIIATMMVPGAATFIPTFVVVGSMGGVNTLWGLIAPGLFSAFAVLLFRGFYLRFPRELEDAGRVDGLGHLGLYARLALPNSGALFASLGILSFIEHWNAFLWPLVIGQDPEYWTVQVALSTNLNQQAVNLPALFAGALVAILPLVALFLLAQRWIVRGVLLTGVKG
- a CDS encoding carbohydrate ABC transporter permease — its product is MTSTAAPATVRARRRRRAAARGPAWRAFILLTLPMVAGLFLFKYVAIGWGLLLSFNDARGTISLGAWNGLENYRRLLSDPAFTRSLVTILLFTLFIVPVTFGLALGLAVLVNRLRRGRALFRTTFFVPAAVSYVVGALVWKMSLFSGTPSGVANSLAYLVGHEDAIGWVATVDPPLYWVVLVTVRLWLQTGFYMILFLAGIQQVPAQLYEAARVDGAHSEWTLFRHITWPMLRNTSVAVTLLLIINAFQAFDEFYNILASNLSGLGGADGRTPLIYLFQTALGEQNYGAGSAGAFLVTVLIVAFTLLQGRFAGFGRGDEEEAR
- a CDS encoding ABC transporter substrate-binding protein; the protein is MDRPLTRRGLLKGSVLFVAGAAVSACGGDPLARTRPSSASGGAPKITLSHWYHEYGEQGTQQAAMRYAADFTKANPDTAVKVSWIPGDYATKWTAAVLTADGPDVYEVNDVSPNMVKAGQVTPLDDVLGAEKPDFDPKVLAPYTWGGRAYAVPMIIDPMLLFYRKSLFQKAGVAVPASFPELLAAAKKLTAGKQKGLFAGNDGVGPLNTMLPWSNGNLLIDDRKIIYNDPKVVEALAGLKQLYDAKTTLQGYSTDWWDPGALINGAAAMQWVGLWAVPGLTDALGDDFDAFALPPYGPGGRAVVNMGGWVQVVNGKSRNLDAAKKYVRWLWVENTAAQTDWSLAYGFHVPPRTSAAAKADKLTSGPAKTVMDAVAAHGVKQPALWTAEVRQPYTDAVTAIVKKGADPEKTLAEAAKRSQDILDQVPVL
- a CDS encoding LacI family DNA-binding transcriptional regulator; its protein translation is MTAPNRVTIRDVARRAGVSVATVSRVLGGEYPVLAATRNKVVRAVRELDYVPNAHARALSAARPGAVAIVVNSVAVPYYALIAQGVEEQAAQEGRLSLICTTGGDTGRELSVVQLMREQRAEAVILVGSVVVDEEYRKRMTEYAHALAAAGSRLVLCGRPPLGDGVPALVVNFDNTGGAHAVTAHLLSAGHRRILYLGLRPGHSTSDSRVAGYRAALAEYGVPADPGLEVPAEFDRESGYAAMRRLLAAGPPRFTAVFAGNDVVAAGAIQALREHGLRVPEDVSIVGYDDVPPAQDLGLTTVHLPHDELGRAAVRLALGRRTPGSPLPSPLPAPLLAPRPGAAGPPEAGGPDGDGPARVLTLGTHIVVRSSVRRLGPR
- a CDS encoding heparinase II/III domain-containing protein; amino-acid sequence: MTPPALPARPAGAAGRLGRLAREIREEAERARGTPAPALTAALWRRFADTGDRLAYESVYFERRRRLSALLLAAHLTDAPDDRPDDRPDDRPDDRPDGRRDGRWDPALDDLLWSVCEERTWALPAHAPPPGAPAGRHVVDLFAAETAHTLAEATVLPGVRLGPRVRARVRAEVDRRVLAPFQARRMWWETCAHNWAAVCAGAAGMAALALGSARLPALLPRVEAALAAFRSGAGRDGACLEGPDYWAYGFGYFVYFAEALRAHTGRDLLDDPHVRAMAGYPAAIDLGGGHRPAFADSAGRGAYPAGLLDRLAERLDVPVPEQPAEPSFHDDPCYRWAHLSRTLWWSTGAARRPPAPQAFLPDAGIVAARAPGSAFAAKGGHNDEPHNHLDLGHFVLRAGGATVLDDLGAPEYTRGYFGPHRYRTPQASAAWHSVPLIDGTPQLPGRERAARVAAHVPGEPLLFALDLTAAYGTPRLARFVRTFTWRPGRLDVADDFAFHGGECRVEEVFVSRARPAVRDGVVRWGPVVLDVPEPWRARAEELRVRGHDGARETVHRVRLTAAVPSGPHRFVFRVT
- a CDS encoding DUF2264 domain-containing protein — encoded protein: MRWLRELDDRRLSPHTGWTRDHWAALADHLLLSARRHASPSHARFSFPGEPGGYGPDVDGLEGFARTFLAAGFRVAGEGGRDPHGHLEWYARGLAAGTDPASPDRWVRLDEHDQAKVEAASIALVLHLTRPWLWDRLDDRVRERVVEYLAPAVGAAYPPINWVWFQIVVEQFLASVGGPHSRADLEAGLALTDGFAREDGWYSDGDRRAYDHYAGWALHFYPLLWAEMAAGDPAADGRVAGYLGRLRRYLEDAVHLVGADGSPLLQGRSLTYRFAAAAPFWTGARAGLAAPAPGLLRRAASGIARHFVRHGAPGDDGLLTLGWHGPWRPIAQSYSGPGSPYWAAKGLYGLTLPADHPVWTAVEEPLPVERGDFRRVVRAPGWLVSGTRDDGVVRVVNHGTDHATPGDHRADSPLYARLGYSTATSPVLAGPHAADPLDQSVTLLDGDGRPSHRTGFGTLFAARLPSGTAVGASRWRAHWVRPDPDVPDHGYGRGGDVTLGPSITVVSALRGAWEVRLVRVDPECAFPLRVGGWPAPPGRTSAVVPGPGLDLADTAVARDATPLSGHTAIPWCGTAAAAEPGRWYTATILLAGGAPGRAPVVVGRCVTWSDGTEDVLELPS
- a CDS encoding carboxylate--amine ligase, whose protein sequence is MTGGRGVALRALIVETGFSRGALAAVRALAGAGWQVGVGAPAASGPASSSRLRRWRHRVPAAHEDRDAFLAAVRDAVRDRGYDIVFGAGEAEVLALSKARDTVEAVVPHAAHPSVVRAIDKQSLCDAARSIGLATARALDPDAVAGEHRPLVVKARLHAQPDRPGAPPRIDTLVVHDGAAARRRVDEVRGLGGEPRVEEFHAGRLMAYCAVVTREARVVADCMQVASRIWPPEAGASCRAETVRVDPRIAGPAVRLLAALGWFGLAQLQFVVPEDGAPRLIDLNGRFYGSMALATAAGANLPAAWAALATGQDVPPARARPGVRYHWLEGDLRRAAAERRGGLVADLAGTLRHAAGATHSVLSARDPGPALARVRELVSGIRSRHG